The Apium graveolens cultivar Ventura chromosome 11, ASM990537v1, whole genome shotgun sequence genome has a window encoding:
- the LOC141697821 gene encoding NAC domain-containing protein 6-like — MDESAATKLQVPGFRFHPTEEELIQFYLKNTIEGKTLHYDVIGVLNIYGYDPWYLPELAKIGEREWYFFVPRDRKHGNGGRPNRTTKHGFWKATGSDRKIFTSSDPKRVIGLKKTLVFYKGRAPRGTKTDWIMNEYRLPAACPSHKDMVLCKIYRKATSLKVLEQRAAMEEEMKTNNSSTCSDSPYQGTMSPLVSMDTTTTSFSRKDHELKVLGLTQSAMKEDAEEETVLSFLNEEATEINKILESTFTNWYGEFGSSVAHSQYLGPLFHTLT, encoded by the exons ATGGATGAATCAGCAGCAACCAAACTCCAAGTCCCTGGCTTTCGGTTTCATCCTACTGAGGAAGAGCTCATCCAATTCTACCTCAAAAACACCATTGAGGGGAAAACATTGCATTATGATGTCATTGGCGTTCTTAATATCTACGGTTATGATCCTTGGTATTTGCCAG AGTTGGCAAAGATTGGGGAGAGGGAGTGGTATTTCTTTGTGCCAAGGGACAGAAAGCATGGCAATGGAGGGAGGCCTAACAGAACCACTAAACATGGGTTTTGGAAGGCCACAGGCTCTGACCGCAAAATTTTTACTTCATCCGATCCAAAGAGAGTCATTGGACTGAAGAAGACTTTGGTCTTCTACAAAGGAAGGGCACCAAGGGGCACTAAAACTGATTGGATCATGAATGAGTACCGCTTACCTGCTGCATGCCCTTCCCACAAG GACATGGTGTTATGTAAGATATATAGAAAGGCAACATCTTTGAAAGTGTTGGAGCAAAGGGCAGCAATGgaagaagaaatgaagacaaacAATAGCAGTACCTGTTCTGATTCTCCATATCAAGGAACAATGTCACCATTGGTTTCAATGGACACCACCACCACATCATTTTCAAGAAAAGACCATGAACTAAAAGTGCTAGGACTGACACAATCGGCTATGAAGGAAGATGCCGAAGAAGAGACTGTGCTATCGTTTCTAAATGAGGAAGCCACAGAAATTAATAAAATCCTGGAGTCCACATTTACCAACTGGTATGGAGAATTCGGATCCTCAGTCGCCCACAGTCAGTACCTAGGACCCCTCTTTCACACCCTTACATAG